Proteins co-encoded in one Brassica oleracea var. oleracea cultivar TO1000 chromosome C4, BOL, whole genome shotgun sequence genomic window:
- the LOC106341744 gene encoding nuclear poly(A) polymerase 2 isoform X4, translated as MVGTQALKSYGITKPLSVSGPSAADLKRNLELEKFLVDEGLYESKEETMRREEVLGRIDQIVKDWVKELTHQRGYSDQMTEDANALIFTFGSYRLGVHGPGADIDTLCVGPSYVNREEDFFIILRDILAEMEEVTDLQPVTDAHVPVMKFKFQGISIDLLYASISLLVVPQDLDISNSSVLSDVDEQTVRSLNGCRVADQILKLVPNFEHFRTTLRCMKYWAKRRGVYSNVTGFLGGVNWALLVARLCQLYPNAIPSMLVSRFFRVYTQWRWPNPVMLCAIEEDELGIPVWDPRKYHRDRYHLMPIITPAYPCMNSSYNVSQSTLRVMMEQFQYGNKICQDIELNKQHWSSLFEQYMFFEAYKNYLQVDVLAADAEDLLAWKGWVESRFRQLTLKIERDTNGMLMCHPQPNEYVDTSKQFRHCAFFMGLQRAEGFGGQECQQFDIRGTVDEFRQDVNMYMFWRPGMDVFVSHVRRRQLPPFVFPNGYKRFRQSKPQNQQGGEPGEPVESLSANVERHAKRKNDNELMDTRPEKPEKRASVSPPSVDVVSPECSAITTGGTPPIGIVSGPRAECLVISDIGCSIPNVEVEAEKLINNSTEIINVSQNEHNSGSKQNVEVDNRSLVQGCRDPSVVVTCEGGQNKEKGRVVGSESINDTDKQRLPRRPNLKEDVDRVERESMLGEIADGVLQNGLCGRNLDHEGFLAAASLDSSGEHRNLHSDGLLKSGLSEELQRNNLLMGMGRPEDGASSNRLGLKSIV; from the exons ATGGTGGGAACTCAAGCTCTTAAAAGCTATGGAATCACGAAGCCGCTTTCTGTTTCTGGTCCTTCCGCGGCTGATTTGAAGCGTAATTTGGAGCTGGAGAAG TTTCTGGTTGATGAGGGGCTGTACGAGAGCAAGGAGGAAACCATGCGGCGAGAGGAAGTTCTTGGACGCATTGACCAG ATTGTAAAAGACTGGGTGAAAGAGTTGACTCATCAGAGGGGATATTCAGATCAGATGACGGAGGACGCTAACGCTCTCATTTTCACTTTTGGATCTTACCGCCTTGGA GTGCACGGACCTGGGGCTGATATTGATACTTTATGTGTTGGCCCATCTTATGTCAACCGAGAG GAGGATTTCTTCATCATCTTGCGTGATATATTGGCTGAGATGGAAGAGGTGACTGACCTTCAACCTGTTACCGATGCCCATGTCCCTGTCATGAAATTTAAGTTCCAAGGAATATCGATTGATCTTCTCTATGCTAGCATATCACTTCTTGTTGTGCCACAG GATCTGGATATCTCAAACTCTTCTGTGCTTTCTGATGTTGATGAGCAAACTGTCCGCAGTCTCAATGGTTGTAGGGTTGCTGATCAAATTCTTAAACTCGTTCCAAATTTTGAG CACTTCCGGACAACATTAAGATGCATGAAGTACTGGGCTAAGAGGCGTGGGGTCTATTCAAAT GTTACTGGATTTCTTGGTGGCGTAAACTGGGCGCTTCTGGTTGCACGCCTGTGCCAGCTTTATCCAAATGCTATTCCCAGTATGTTGGTTTCTCGATTCTTTAGAGTGTATACACAATGGCGTTGGCCGAATCCAGTCATGCTTTGTGCAATAGAAGAGGATGAGCTTGGGATTCCTGTCTGGGATCCACGAAAGTATCACCGTGACCGCTATCATCTTATGCCAATAATAACTCCTGCTTACCCATGCATGAATTCTAGTTACAATGTCTCCCAGAGCACTCTTCGTGTTATGATGGAGCAATTCCAGTATGGTAACAAGATCTGTCAG GATATTGAGTTAAACAAACAACACTGGAGTTCCTTATTTGAGCAATATATGTTCTTCGAGGCATATAAAAATTACCTTCAGGTTGATGTACTAGCAGCAGATGCAGAAGATTTATTGGCTTGGAAGGGTTGGGTGGAGTCAAGGTTCCGGCAGCTGACCTTGAAG ATAGAACGAGACACAAATGGGATGTTAATGTGCCATCCTCAACCAAATGAGTATGTGGACACTTCCAAGCAGTTTCGGCATTGTGCTTTTTTCATGGGCTTGCAAAGGGCAGAAGGATTTGGTGGCCAAGAGTGTCAACAGTTTGATATACGTGGAACCGTGGATGAGTTCAGGCAAGACGTAAACATGTATATGTTTTGGAGACCTGGGATGGACGTATTTGTTTCTCATGTTCGTAGACGGCAGCTCCCACCTTTTGTTTTCCCAAACGGATATAAAAGGTTTCGGCAATCCAAGCCCCAGAATCAACAAGGCGGAGAACCTGGTGAGCCGGTTGAATCTTTATCCGCCAATGTTGAGAGACATGCCAAGAGAAAAAACGACAATGAATTGATGGATACAAGACCAGAGAAACCTGAGAAGCGTGCATCTGTTAGTCCACCTAGTGTAGATGTAGTTTCTCCTGAATGTAGTGCTATCACAACTGGTGGGACTCCCCCAATTGGCATTGTTTCAGGTCCTAGAGCCGAATGCTTAGTAATTAGTGATATTGGTTGCTCCATCCCTAATGTGGAAGTTGAGGCTGAAAAATTGATCAATAACAGCACTGAAATTATAAATGTTTCTCAAAATGAGCATAACTCTGGTAGCAAGCAAAACGTGGAAGTGGATAATAGGTCTCTAGTTCAAGGCTGCCGTGATCCTAGTGTTGTGGTAACATGTGAAGGTGGGCAGAATAAAGAAAAAGGTCGTGTTGTGGGCTCTGAATCCATCAATGACACTGACAAGCAACGTCTTCCAAGGAGACCAAATCTGAAAGAGGATGTTGATAGAGTTGAGAGGGAATCCATGTTAGGAGAAATTGCTGATGGTGTTTTGCAGAATGGATTATGTGGGCGGAACCTTGATCATGAG GGTTTTTTGGCTGCTGCAAGTTTGGATTCATCTGGGGAACATAGAAACTTGCATTCAGATGGATTGTTGAAAAGTGGTTTGTCAGAAGAACTTCAG AGAAATAATTTACTCATGGGGATGGGGAGGCCGGAAGACGGAGCTAG CAGCAACAGGTTGGGCTTGAAGTCGATAGTGTGA
- the LOC106341744 gene encoding nuclear poly(A) polymerase 2 isoform X3: MVGTQALKSYGITKPLSVSGPSAADLKRNLELEKFLVDEGLYESKEETMRREEVLGRIDQIVKDWVKELTHQRGYSDQMTEDANALIFTFGSYRLGVHGPGADIDTLCVGPSYVNREEDFFIILRDILAEMEEVTDLQPVTDAHVPVMKFKFQGISIDLLYASISLLVVPQDLDISNSSVLSDVDEQTVRSLNGCRVADQILKLVPNFEHFRTTLRCMKYWAKRRGVYSNVTGFLGGVNWALLVARLCQLYPNAIPSMLVSRFFRVYTQWRWPNPVMLCAIEEDELGIPVWDPRKYHRDRYHLMPIITPAYPCMNSSYNVSQSTLRVMMEQFQYGNKICQDIELNKQHWSSLFEQYMFFEAYKNYLQVDVLAADAEDLLAWKGWVESRFRQLTLKIERDTNGMLMCHPQPNEYVDTSKQFRHCAFFMGLQRAEGFGGQECQQFDIRGTVDEFRQDVNMYMFWRPGMDVFVSHVRRRQLPPFVFPNGYKRFRQSKPQNQQGGEPGEPVESLSANVERHAKRKNDNELMDTRPEKPEKRASVSPPSVDVVSPECSAITTGGTPPIGIVSGPRAECLVISDIGCSIPNVEVEAEKLINNSTEIINVSQNEHNSGSKQNVEVDNRSLVQGCRDPSVVVTCEGGQNKEKGRVVGSESINDTDKQRLPRRPNLKEDVDRVERESMLGEIADGVLQNGLCGRNLDHEGFLAAASLDSSGEHRNLHSDGLLKSGLSEELQRNNLLMGMGRPEDGARSESLQNSLMSNRLGLKSIV; this comes from the exons ATGGTGGGAACTCAAGCTCTTAAAAGCTATGGAATCACGAAGCCGCTTTCTGTTTCTGGTCCTTCCGCGGCTGATTTGAAGCGTAATTTGGAGCTGGAGAAG TTTCTGGTTGATGAGGGGCTGTACGAGAGCAAGGAGGAAACCATGCGGCGAGAGGAAGTTCTTGGACGCATTGACCAG ATTGTAAAAGACTGGGTGAAAGAGTTGACTCATCAGAGGGGATATTCAGATCAGATGACGGAGGACGCTAACGCTCTCATTTTCACTTTTGGATCTTACCGCCTTGGA GTGCACGGACCTGGGGCTGATATTGATACTTTATGTGTTGGCCCATCTTATGTCAACCGAGAG GAGGATTTCTTCATCATCTTGCGTGATATATTGGCTGAGATGGAAGAGGTGACTGACCTTCAACCTGTTACCGATGCCCATGTCCCTGTCATGAAATTTAAGTTCCAAGGAATATCGATTGATCTTCTCTATGCTAGCATATCACTTCTTGTTGTGCCACAG GATCTGGATATCTCAAACTCTTCTGTGCTTTCTGATGTTGATGAGCAAACTGTCCGCAGTCTCAATGGTTGTAGGGTTGCTGATCAAATTCTTAAACTCGTTCCAAATTTTGAG CACTTCCGGACAACATTAAGATGCATGAAGTACTGGGCTAAGAGGCGTGGGGTCTATTCAAAT GTTACTGGATTTCTTGGTGGCGTAAACTGGGCGCTTCTGGTTGCACGCCTGTGCCAGCTTTATCCAAATGCTATTCCCAGTATGTTGGTTTCTCGATTCTTTAGAGTGTATACACAATGGCGTTGGCCGAATCCAGTCATGCTTTGTGCAATAGAAGAGGATGAGCTTGGGATTCCTGTCTGGGATCCACGAAAGTATCACCGTGACCGCTATCATCTTATGCCAATAATAACTCCTGCTTACCCATGCATGAATTCTAGTTACAATGTCTCCCAGAGCACTCTTCGTGTTATGATGGAGCAATTCCAGTATGGTAACAAGATCTGTCAG GATATTGAGTTAAACAAACAACACTGGAGTTCCTTATTTGAGCAATATATGTTCTTCGAGGCATATAAAAATTACCTTCAGGTTGATGTACTAGCAGCAGATGCAGAAGATTTATTGGCTTGGAAGGGTTGGGTGGAGTCAAGGTTCCGGCAGCTGACCTTGAAG ATAGAACGAGACACAAATGGGATGTTAATGTGCCATCCTCAACCAAATGAGTATGTGGACACTTCCAAGCAGTTTCGGCATTGTGCTTTTTTCATGGGCTTGCAAAGGGCAGAAGGATTTGGTGGCCAAGAGTGTCAACAGTTTGATATACGTGGAACCGTGGATGAGTTCAGGCAAGACGTAAACATGTATATGTTTTGGAGACCTGGGATGGACGTATTTGTTTCTCATGTTCGTAGACGGCAGCTCCCACCTTTTGTTTTCCCAAACGGATATAAAAGGTTTCGGCAATCCAAGCCCCAGAATCAACAAGGCGGAGAACCTGGTGAGCCGGTTGAATCTTTATCCGCCAATGTTGAGAGACATGCCAAGAGAAAAAACGACAATGAATTGATGGATACAAGACCAGAGAAACCTGAGAAGCGTGCATCTGTTAGTCCACCTAGTGTAGATGTAGTTTCTCCTGAATGTAGTGCTATCACAACTGGTGGGACTCCCCCAATTGGCATTGTTTCAGGTCCTAGAGCCGAATGCTTAGTAATTAGTGATATTGGTTGCTCCATCCCTAATGTGGAAGTTGAGGCTGAAAAATTGATCAATAACAGCACTGAAATTATAAATGTTTCTCAAAATGAGCATAACTCTGGTAGCAAGCAAAACGTGGAAGTGGATAATAGGTCTCTAGTTCAAGGCTGCCGTGATCCTAGTGTTGTGGTAACATGTGAAGGTGGGCAGAATAAAGAAAAAGGTCGTGTTGTGGGCTCTGAATCCATCAATGACACTGACAAGCAACGTCTTCCAAGGAGACCAAATCTGAAAGAGGATGTTGATAGAGTTGAGAGGGAATCCATGTTAGGAGAAATTGCTGATGGTGTTTTGCAGAATGGATTATGTGGGCGGAACCTTGATCATGAG GGTTTTTTGGCTGCTGCAAGTTTGGATTCATCTGGGGAACATAGAAACTTGCATTCAGATGGATTGTTGAAAAGTGGTTTGTCAGAAGAACTTCAG AGAAATAATTTACTCATGGGGATGGGGAGGCCGGAAGACGGAGCTAGGTCAGAATCTTTGCAGAATTCACTGATGAG CAACAGGTTGGGCTTGAAGTCGATAGTGTGA
- the LOC106341744 gene encoding nuclear poly(A) polymerase 2 isoform X2 has product MVGTQALKSYGITKPLSVSGPSAADLKRNLELEKFLVDEGLYESKEETMRREEVLGRIDQIVKDWVKELTHQRGYSDQMTEDANALIFTFGSYRLGVHGPGADIDTLCVGPSYVNREEDFFIILRDILAEMEEVTDLQPVTDAHVPVMKFKFQGISIDLLYASISLLVVPQDLDISNSSVLSDVDEQTVRSLNGCRVADQILKLVPNFEHFRTTLRCMKYWAKRRGVYSNVTGFLGGVNWALLVARLCQLYPNAIPSMLVSRFFRVYTQWRWPNPVMLCAIEEDELGIPVWDPRKYHRDRYHLMPIITPAYPCMNSSYNVSQSTLRVMMEQFQYGNKICQDIELNKQHWSSLFEQYMFFEAYKNYLQVDVLAADAEDLLAWKGWVESRFRQLTLKIERDTNGMLMCHPQPNEYVDTSKQFRHCAFFMGLQRAEGFGGQECQQFDIRGTVDEFRQDVNMYMFWRPGMDVFVSHVRRRQLPPFVFPNGYKRFRQSKPQNQQGGEPGEPVESLSANVERHAKRKNDNELMDTRPEKPEKRASVSPPSVDVVSPECSAITTGGTPPIGIVSGPRAECLVISDIGCSIPNVEVEAEKLINNSTEIINVSQNEHNSGSKQNVEVDNRSLVQGCRDPSVVVTCEGGQNKEKGRVVGSESINDTDKQRLPRRPNLKEDVDRVERESMLGEIADGVLQNGLCGRNLDHEGFLAAASLDSSGEHRNLHSDGLLKSGLSEELQRNNLLMGMGRPEDGARSESLQNSLMSSNRLGLKSIV; this is encoded by the exons ATGGTGGGAACTCAAGCTCTTAAAAGCTATGGAATCACGAAGCCGCTTTCTGTTTCTGGTCCTTCCGCGGCTGATTTGAAGCGTAATTTGGAGCTGGAGAAG TTTCTGGTTGATGAGGGGCTGTACGAGAGCAAGGAGGAAACCATGCGGCGAGAGGAAGTTCTTGGACGCATTGACCAG ATTGTAAAAGACTGGGTGAAAGAGTTGACTCATCAGAGGGGATATTCAGATCAGATGACGGAGGACGCTAACGCTCTCATTTTCACTTTTGGATCTTACCGCCTTGGA GTGCACGGACCTGGGGCTGATATTGATACTTTATGTGTTGGCCCATCTTATGTCAACCGAGAG GAGGATTTCTTCATCATCTTGCGTGATATATTGGCTGAGATGGAAGAGGTGACTGACCTTCAACCTGTTACCGATGCCCATGTCCCTGTCATGAAATTTAAGTTCCAAGGAATATCGATTGATCTTCTCTATGCTAGCATATCACTTCTTGTTGTGCCACAG GATCTGGATATCTCAAACTCTTCTGTGCTTTCTGATGTTGATGAGCAAACTGTCCGCAGTCTCAATGGTTGTAGGGTTGCTGATCAAATTCTTAAACTCGTTCCAAATTTTGAG CACTTCCGGACAACATTAAGATGCATGAAGTACTGGGCTAAGAGGCGTGGGGTCTATTCAAAT GTTACTGGATTTCTTGGTGGCGTAAACTGGGCGCTTCTGGTTGCACGCCTGTGCCAGCTTTATCCAAATGCTATTCCCAGTATGTTGGTTTCTCGATTCTTTAGAGTGTATACACAATGGCGTTGGCCGAATCCAGTCATGCTTTGTGCAATAGAAGAGGATGAGCTTGGGATTCCTGTCTGGGATCCACGAAAGTATCACCGTGACCGCTATCATCTTATGCCAATAATAACTCCTGCTTACCCATGCATGAATTCTAGTTACAATGTCTCCCAGAGCACTCTTCGTGTTATGATGGAGCAATTCCAGTATGGTAACAAGATCTGTCAG GATATTGAGTTAAACAAACAACACTGGAGTTCCTTATTTGAGCAATATATGTTCTTCGAGGCATATAAAAATTACCTTCAGGTTGATGTACTAGCAGCAGATGCAGAAGATTTATTGGCTTGGAAGGGTTGGGTGGAGTCAAGGTTCCGGCAGCTGACCTTGAAG ATAGAACGAGACACAAATGGGATGTTAATGTGCCATCCTCAACCAAATGAGTATGTGGACACTTCCAAGCAGTTTCGGCATTGTGCTTTTTTCATGGGCTTGCAAAGGGCAGAAGGATTTGGTGGCCAAGAGTGTCAACAGTTTGATATACGTGGAACCGTGGATGAGTTCAGGCAAGACGTAAACATGTATATGTTTTGGAGACCTGGGATGGACGTATTTGTTTCTCATGTTCGTAGACGGCAGCTCCCACCTTTTGTTTTCCCAAACGGATATAAAAGGTTTCGGCAATCCAAGCCCCAGAATCAACAAGGCGGAGAACCTGGTGAGCCGGTTGAATCTTTATCCGCCAATGTTGAGAGACATGCCAAGAGAAAAAACGACAATGAATTGATGGATACAAGACCAGAGAAACCTGAGAAGCGTGCATCTGTTAGTCCACCTAGTGTAGATGTAGTTTCTCCTGAATGTAGTGCTATCACAACTGGTGGGACTCCCCCAATTGGCATTGTTTCAGGTCCTAGAGCCGAATGCTTAGTAATTAGTGATATTGGTTGCTCCATCCCTAATGTGGAAGTTGAGGCTGAAAAATTGATCAATAACAGCACTGAAATTATAAATGTTTCTCAAAATGAGCATAACTCTGGTAGCAAGCAAAACGTGGAAGTGGATAATAGGTCTCTAGTTCAAGGCTGCCGTGATCCTAGTGTTGTGGTAACATGTGAAGGTGGGCAGAATAAAGAAAAAGGTCGTGTTGTGGGCTCTGAATCCATCAATGACACTGACAAGCAACGTCTTCCAAGGAGACCAAATCTGAAAGAGGATGTTGATAGAGTTGAGAGGGAATCCATGTTAGGAGAAATTGCTGATGGTGTTTTGCAGAATGGATTATGTGGGCGGAACCTTGATCATGAG GGTTTTTTGGCTGCTGCAAGTTTGGATTCATCTGGGGAACATAGAAACTTGCATTCAGATGGATTGTTGAAAAGTGGTTTGTCAGAAGAACTTCAG AGAAATAATTTACTCATGGGGATGGGGAGGCCGGAAGACGGAGCTAGGTCAGAATCTTTGCAGAATTCACTGATGAG CAGCAACAGGTTGGGCTTGAAGTCGATAGTGTGA
- the LOC106341744 gene encoding nuclear poly(A) polymerase 2 isoform X5, producing the protein MVGTQALKSYGITKPLSVSGPSAADLKRNLELEKFLVDEGLYESKEETMRREEVLGRIDQIVKDWVKELTHQRGYSDQMTEDANALIFTFGSYRLGVHGPGADIDTLCVGPSYVNREEDFFIILRDILAEMEEVTDLQPVTDAHVPVMKFKFQGISIDLLYASISLLVVPQDLDISNSSVLSDVDEQTVRSLNGCRVADQILKLVPNFEHFRTTLRCMKYWAKRRGVYSNVTGFLGGVNWALLVARLCQLYPNAIPSMLVSRFFRVYTQWRWPNPVMLCAIEEDELGIPVWDPRKYHRDRYHLMPIITPAYPCMNSSYNVSQSTLRVMMEQFQYGNKICQDIELNKQHWSSLFEQYMFFEAYKNYLQVDVLAADAEDLLAWKGWVESRFRQLTLKIERDTNGMLMCHPQPNEYVDTSKQFRHCAFFMGLQRAEGFGGQECQQFDIRGTVDEFRQDVNMYMFWRPGMDVFVSHVRRRQLPPFVFPNGYKRFRQSKPQNQQGGEPGEPVESLSANVERHAKRKNDNELMDTRPEKPEKRASVSPPSVDVVSPECSAITTGGTPPIGIVSGPRAECLVISDIGCSIPNVEVEAEKLINNSTEIINVSQNEHNSGSKQNVEVDNRSLVQGCRDPSVVVTCEGGQNKEKGRVVGSESINDTDKQRLPRRPNLKEDVDRVERESMLGEIADGVLQNGLCGRNLDHEGFLAAASLDSSGEHRNLHSDGLLKSGLSEELQRNNLLMGMGRPEDGASNRLGLKSIV; encoded by the exons ATGGTGGGAACTCAAGCTCTTAAAAGCTATGGAATCACGAAGCCGCTTTCTGTTTCTGGTCCTTCCGCGGCTGATTTGAAGCGTAATTTGGAGCTGGAGAAG TTTCTGGTTGATGAGGGGCTGTACGAGAGCAAGGAGGAAACCATGCGGCGAGAGGAAGTTCTTGGACGCATTGACCAG ATTGTAAAAGACTGGGTGAAAGAGTTGACTCATCAGAGGGGATATTCAGATCAGATGACGGAGGACGCTAACGCTCTCATTTTCACTTTTGGATCTTACCGCCTTGGA GTGCACGGACCTGGGGCTGATATTGATACTTTATGTGTTGGCCCATCTTATGTCAACCGAGAG GAGGATTTCTTCATCATCTTGCGTGATATATTGGCTGAGATGGAAGAGGTGACTGACCTTCAACCTGTTACCGATGCCCATGTCCCTGTCATGAAATTTAAGTTCCAAGGAATATCGATTGATCTTCTCTATGCTAGCATATCACTTCTTGTTGTGCCACAG GATCTGGATATCTCAAACTCTTCTGTGCTTTCTGATGTTGATGAGCAAACTGTCCGCAGTCTCAATGGTTGTAGGGTTGCTGATCAAATTCTTAAACTCGTTCCAAATTTTGAG CACTTCCGGACAACATTAAGATGCATGAAGTACTGGGCTAAGAGGCGTGGGGTCTATTCAAAT GTTACTGGATTTCTTGGTGGCGTAAACTGGGCGCTTCTGGTTGCACGCCTGTGCCAGCTTTATCCAAATGCTATTCCCAGTATGTTGGTTTCTCGATTCTTTAGAGTGTATACACAATGGCGTTGGCCGAATCCAGTCATGCTTTGTGCAATAGAAGAGGATGAGCTTGGGATTCCTGTCTGGGATCCACGAAAGTATCACCGTGACCGCTATCATCTTATGCCAATAATAACTCCTGCTTACCCATGCATGAATTCTAGTTACAATGTCTCCCAGAGCACTCTTCGTGTTATGATGGAGCAATTCCAGTATGGTAACAAGATCTGTCAG GATATTGAGTTAAACAAACAACACTGGAGTTCCTTATTTGAGCAATATATGTTCTTCGAGGCATATAAAAATTACCTTCAGGTTGATGTACTAGCAGCAGATGCAGAAGATTTATTGGCTTGGAAGGGTTGGGTGGAGTCAAGGTTCCGGCAGCTGACCTTGAAG ATAGAACGAGACACAAATGGGATGTTAATGTGCCATCCTCAACCAAATGAGTATGTGGACACTTCCAAGCAGTTTCGGCATTGTGCTTTTTTCATGGGCTTGCAAAGGGCAGAAGGATTTGGTGGCCAAGAGTGTCAACAGTTTGATATACGTGGAACCGTGGATGAGTTCAGGCAAGACGTAAACATGTATATGTTTTGGAGACCTGGGATGGACGTATTTGTTTCTCATGTTCGTAGACGGCAGCTCCCACCTTTTGTTTTCCCAAACGGATATAAAAGGTTTCGGCAATCCAAGCCCCAGAATCAACAAGGCGGAGAACCTGGTGAGCCGGTTGAATCTTTATCCGCCAATGTTGAGAGACATGCCAAGAGAAAAAACGACAATGAATTGATGGATACAAGACCAGAGAAACCTGAGAAGCGTGCATCTGTTAGTCCACCTAGTGTAGATGTAGTTTCTCCTGAATGTAGTGCTATCACAACTGGTGGGACTCCCCCAATTGGCATTGTTTCAGGTCCTAGAGCCGAATGCTTAGTAATTAGTGATATTGGTTGCTCCATCCCTAATGTGGAAGTTGAGGCTGAAAAATTGATCAATAACAGCACTGAAATTATAAATGTTTCTCAAAATGAGCATAACTCTGGTAGCAAGCAAAACGTGGAAGTGGATAATAGGTCTCTAGTTCAAGGCTGCCGTGATCCTAGTGTTGTGGTAACATGTGAAGGTGGGCAGAATAAAGAAAAAGGTCGTGTTGTGGGCTCTGAATCCATCAATGACACTGACAAGCAACGTCTTCCAAGGAGACCAAATCTGAAAGAGGATGTTGATAGAGTTGAGAGGGAATCCATGTTAGGAGAAATTGCTGATGGTGTTTTGCAGAATGGATTATGTGGGCGGAACCTTGATCATGAG GGTTTTTTGGCTGCTGCAAGTTTGGATTCATCTGGGGAACATAGAAACTTGCATTCAGATGGATTGTTGAAAAGTGGTTTGTCAGAAGAACTTCAG AGAAATAATTTACTCATGGGGATGGGGAGGCCGGAAGACGGAGCTAG CAACAGGTTGGGCTTGAAGTCGATAGTGTGA